A stretch of DNA from Bradyrhizobium algeriense:
CTATGGCCGTGACGCGGCGGTCGCCTCGACGCTGTTCTATCGCGAGGGCGCGCCGGGCAAAGTCGGACGGCAGATGCAAACCTGGGTACGTTTTCCGGAAGGGTGGAGGATTGTCGCGGCCCATGTCAGCATCATCAATGATCCCGAAGCTCCCAAGGTGGATTCGAAGTCATGAGTCTTGACGATCTTCGCACGCCAACGCCGCCATCCGGCGCGGAGGCCGAGACGCCGGTCCGGCGCGTCGATCGGCCTTCGTCGCTGCGGAACAAGGTCACGCGCGCGGAAGAGCTGCGGCTGCAGTTGGCCGACGAGATCGTGCGCGGCGTGCTGGCGCCGGGATCGGCGCTCGACGAGACCGATATCGCGCGGCGCTTTTCCGTGTCGCGCACGCCGGTTCGCGAGGCGCTGCGGCAACTGGTGGCGAGCGGGCTGGTCGAAGCCCGCGCCCACCGCGGCGCCGTGGTCGCGCAGCCCTCGCTGGATCGTTTGACTGAAATGTTCGAGGCGATGGCGGAACTGGAAGCGCTGTGCGCCGGGCTCGCGGCGGAGCGGATGCCGCCGGGGGATCGCCAGAAGCTGGAAGCGGTCCACGAGGAATTGCGGGTGCTGAGCCACGCCGGCAATCCCGAACGCTTTCACGAGGTCAACGAGCGCTTCCACAACGCGATCTATGCCGGCTCGCAGAACGGCTATATCGCCGAGATGACGCTGGCGACGCGGGTGCGGGTGCAGCCGTTCCGCCGCGCCCAGTTCCGCAACCTCGGGCGGCTGGCGAAATCGCACGCCGAGCACGACCGCGTCGTGGTCGCCATCATGCGCGGCGACAAGGCGGGTGCAGCGGCCGCGATGCGCGCC
This window harbors:
- a CDS encoding GntR family transcriptional regulator, whose protein sequence is MSLDDLRTPTPPSGAEAETPVRRVDRPSSLRNKVTRAEELRLQLADEIVRGVLAPGSALDETDIARRFSVSRTPVREALRQLVASGLVEARAHRGAVVAQPSLDRLTEMFEAMAELEALCAGLAAERMPPGDRQKLEAVHEELRVLSHAGNPERFHEVNERFHNAIYAGSQNGYIAEMTLATRVRVQPFRRAQFRNLGRLAKSHAEHDRVVVAIMRGDKAGAAAAMRAHIELVRGEYELYAVSV